The DNA region TGACGAGGCAGAGCGCCGCCAGCCAGTCCGCCTTCCGAAGATGCGTCGCCGCAACCGGAAAGGAGCGCACCAGTTGCCGTAAGCGCAAGCGCCGTCTTGGCAATCGATTTCAATCCAATCATTGTGTCCTCTTTAAATAAGCTATACAAAGCTTGTGTGAAAAAAATTCTCTCGTAATATAGTTTATGAATTCCATATTGTTTTTTTAAGCTTTGGAAAATGCGTTTACAAAAAGCGACAACACCGAAAAGCCCACCACATAAGACTTCCAGCCCATTTTATAAGTTTACGAAAGTTTACAAACTTAAGATTTGTCACCAGCTTATCAACAAATCACAGGACTATACAACCCTCGGCATATTCCGCCGTACCCAAGCGCTCGTGAATCAATAAATAGTTTATACATAAAACTACAGACAACATAAATAAACCCGCTATAAAAAAAAGAAAGCCCCGATTTTCATCGGAGCTCTCTTTAAGAGTTAGCCTCTAAGAAAGAATTACTTCTTCTTAGCGCAAGCCTTCTTGCAGCAAGCCTTCTTAGCAGCCGGAGCAGCCTTCACAGCCTTGCGAGGATCACCGGCGTAGACAGCAGCCTTGCCCAGTTCTTCTTCGATGCGGAGGAGACGGTTGTACTTGCAGACGCGGTCGGTACGAGAGAGAGAACCGGTCTTGATCTGGCCAGCAGCGGTACCCACAGCGAGGTCAGCAATGAAGGTGTCTTCGGTTTCGCCAGAACGGTGAGAAACGATCGGAGCGTAGCCTTCAACCTGTGCGCGCTTGATAGCAGCGAGGGTTTCGGAAACGGAACCAACCTGGTTCACCTTGATGAGGATAGCGTTAGCGATGCCAGCCTTGATGCCTTCGTCGAAGATGGTCGGGTTGGTCACGAACAGGTCATCACCAACGAGGTTGAGCTTAGAACCGAGCTTGTCGGTCATAACCTTCCAACCTGCCCAGTCAGCTTCATCCAGACCGTCTTCGATGGAGAAGATGGAATACTTGTCGATGAGCTTTTCATAGAGCTTCACCATGTCAGCAGACTTGAGGGTCTTCTTGGTGGACTTCTTGAAGGTGTAGGTTTCGGGCTTGCCAGCCTTGGTGTTCTTGTCGCAGAATTCAGAAGAAGCAACGTCAAGAGCGATCTTGATGTCGGTGCCGAACTTGTAACCAGCATTGGTGGTTGCAGTCTTCAGAGCTTCGAGAGCCTTTTCGAGAGTCATCACGCCAGTGATTTCGTAACCGAACTTGTTCTTAGCCGGCTTAATGCTTACGCCAGGAGCGAAGCCACCTTCGTCACCAACGGTGGTGTCGAAGCCACCCTTCTTAAGGACAGCCTTAAGAGCGTGGAA from Fibrobacter sp. UWEL includes:
- the eno gene encoding phosphopyruvate hydratase, whose protein sequence is MASKIKSVVARQILDSRGNPSLEVDVTLENGVTGHAAVPSGASTGEREACELRDGDKKTYLGKGTLTAVKNVNTKIAKKIIGMDPAKQTEVDDAMIALDGNRMLKNKLGANAILGVSMAVCVAAANDAGMPLYQYIAKLHGTTKLTLPCPMCNVINGGAHSSAPIDFQEFMIAPVGAKTFSKGLQMVTEIFHALKAVLKKGGFDTTVGDEGGFAPGVSIKPAKNKFGYEITGVMTLEKALEALKTATTNAGYKFGTDIKIALDVASSEFCDKNTKAGKPETYTFKKSTKKTLKSADMVKLYEKLIDKYSIFSIEDGLDEADWAGWKVMTDKLGSKLNLVGDDLFVTNPTIFDEGIKAGIANAILIKVNQVGSVSETLAAIKRAQVEGYAPIVSHRSGETEDTFIADLAVGTAAGQIKTGSLSRTDRVCKYNRLLRIEEELGKAAVYAGDPRKAVKAAPAAKKACCKKACAKKK